Proteins encoded together in one Musa acuminata AAA Group cultivar baxijiao chromosome BXJ3-6, Cavendish_Baxijiao_AAA, whole genome shotgun sequence window:
- the LOC103986994 gene encoding very-long-chain aldehyde decarbonylase GL1-11-like, translating into MASPLESCWLYLITHFSEFQLATIGSFLIHESVFFLSGFPSIFLERSGFFSKYKIQKKSNTAEAHKKCVLRLIMYHVCVNLPVMLISYPAFRYMGLRSSLPLPNWTVIVSQILFYFILEDFVFYWGHRILHTKWLYKHVHSIHHEYATPFGLTSEYAHPAEILFLGFATIVGPALTGPHLFTLWLWMALRVLETVEAHSGYHFPWSPSNFFPLYGGSEFHDYHHRILFTKSGNYSSTFVYMDWLFGTDKGYRKLKVEEIEGKDY; encoded by the exons ATGGCGTCTCCTCTGGAATCCTGTTGGctg TATCTTATTACTCATTTCAGTGAGTTCCAATTGGCAACTATCGGCAGTTTTTTAATTCATGAAAGTGTGTTTTTCTTGTCTGGATTCCCATCCATATTCTTGGAGAGATCAGGGTTCTTCAGCAAATACAAAATTCAG AAAAAGAGCAACACTGCAGAAGCACACAAGAAATGTGTTTTGCGTCTAATCATGTACCATGTCTGTGTCAACTTACCAGTTATGCTCATCTCTTATCCTGCGTTCAGATACATGGGTCTGAGAAGCAGTCTTCCATTGCCAAATTG GACTGTCATCGTCTCTCAAATACTTTTTTACTTCATCTTGGAGGATTTTGTGTTTTACTGGGGGCACAGGATACTGCATACCAAATGGCTATACAAGCATGTTCACAGTATCCATCATGA ATATGCTACACCATTTGGACTGACTTCTGAGTATGCCCATCCTGCTGAAATCTTATTCCTCGGCTTTGCCACAATTGTGGGTCCAGCTCTAACCGGCCCTCACCTATTTACACTGTGGTTATGGATGGCATTGAGAGTCTTGGAGACGGTTGAGGCTCACAGTGGATACCATTTCCCATGGAGCCCATCAAACTTCTTCCCTTTATATGGAGG TTCTGAATTCCATGACTACCATCATCGTATTCTTTTCACCAAGTCAGGGAATTATTCATCAACTTTTGTTTACATGGACTG GTTGTTCGGCACTGATAAAGGTTATCGAAAGCTGAAGGTCGAGGAGATAGAAGGAAAGGATTACTAA
- the LOC135640070 gene encoding AT-hook motif nuclear-localized protein 20-like, translated as MEGVDHRVTPASSNPPFHLCNPNSSDDHHNHRLRRRDREPKNAATAANSSGSNPQPYEDDDGNVKVHHGATASDTTGQRHRGRPPGSKNKPKPPIIITRESPSALRSHVLEIASGADIMDAVATFARRRQRGVCIMSGTGVVTNVTLRQPGAQRGVINLHGRFEILSLSGAFFPAPSPPGATGLTLYVAGGQGQVVGGDVVGELVASGTVMVIAATFSNATYELLPLVDEEEPSMAAGQWQQSPRGNGGASMPQNNLPPSVLPHGEICHEVFGAWASSAPPRPPPSY; from the coding sequence ATGGAAGGGGTCGACCATCGGGTCACACCTGCGAGCTCGAACCCTCCCTTTCATCTCTGCAACCCGAACAGCTCCGACGACCACCACAACCACCGTTTACGTAGAAGAGACCGAGAGCCCAAGaacgccgccaccgccgccaacAGCAGCGGCAGCAACCCCCAACCCTACGAAGACGACGACGGCAATGTCAAGGTACACCATGGAGCCACAGCGAGCGACACCACCGGCCAACGCCACCGAGGCCGGCCGCCTGGGTCCAAGAACAAGCCGAAGCCGCCTATCATCATTACGAGGGAGAGCCCCAGTGCGCTCCGCTCCCACGTGCTCGAGATCGCGAGCGGGGCGGACATCATGGACGCCGTGGCCACCTTCGCCCGCCGGAGGCAGCGCGGTGTCTGCATCATGAGCGGCACCGGGGTGGTCACCAACGTCACGCTTCGCCAGCCGGGTGCGCAGCGCGGGGTTATCAACCTCCACGGCCGCTTCGAAATCCTCTCTCTCTCCGGGGCGTTCTTTCCGGCGCCATCCCCACCCGGGGCAACCGGGCTCACGCTCTACGTAGCCGGCGGCCAGGGGCAGGTGGTTGGCGGGGATGTGGTGGGAGAATTGGTCGCATCAGGGACCGTGATGGTGATCGCAGCCACATTTTCGAATGCAACATACGAGCTATTGCCTCTGGTGGACGAAGAAGAGCCGTCCATGGCGGCGGGCCAGTGGCAGCAGAGCCCTAGAGGCAATGGAGGCGCGTCGATGCCACAGAACAATCTGCCGCCAAGTGTTTTGCCTCATGGTGAGATTTGCCACGAGGTTTTCGGCGCTTGGGCGTCTTCTGCACCTCCAAGGCCACCACCA